A region from the uncultured Macellibacteroides sp. genome encodes:
- a CDS encoding DUF4296 domain-containing protein, whose product MACSKVPDGILKEKDMQSVMVDMYLAEAMIGADYATYQGDEKKDAMYQSVFRKHNISQAEYDSSIIWYGKNLKIYMEVYDGVLAEIESRTKALGDVQANAGPASARDSLNIWPRRNFATLEGNKGSLITYNVKPDVAYASGSTFVFSMNVWGVKSNMKHTPEVRLSLVQNDTTINITRKLTHDGYYQVLLRSVPVKQVQQVYGYIRMLNADSTCYKVYIDSISLMKYNYGTVVTIAEDSIPGKSLKGNSLKMDSVKTDSMIKKQPLTVKSNAIKN is encoded by the coding sequence ATGGCTTGCAGTAAAGTGCCTGATGGCATTTTAAAAGAGAAAGACATGCAGTCGGTTATGGTAGATATGTATCTTGCGGAAGCCATGATTGGAGCCGATTACGCGACATATCAGGGCGACGAGAAAAAGGATGCCATGTATCAATCGGTTTTCCGTAAACATAATATTTCGCAAGCCGAATACGATAGTTCCATTATTTGGTATGGTAAGAACCTTAAAATATACATGGAAGTATACGATGGCGTGTTGGCAGAAATCGAATCGCGGACGAAAGCATTAGGCGATGTACAGGCTAATGCAGGTCCGGCTTCGGCACGTGATTCGCTTAATATATGGCCACGCAGAAACTTTGCCACTTTGGAAGGGAACAAAGGTAGTCTGATAACTTACAATGTAAAACCCGACGTTGCTTATGCATCGGGAAGTACATTTGTATTCAGCATGAATGTGTGGGGAGTAAAATCCAATATGAAACATACTCCGGAAGTGCGGTTAAGTCTGGTTCAGAACGATACTACGATTAATATAACGCGTAAACTTACACACGACGGTTATTATCAGGTGCTGCTTCGCAGCGTGCCTGTAAAACAAGTTCAGCAGGTATACGGATATATTCGTATGCTTAATGCAGACAGTACATGTTACAAGGTATATATTGATAGTATTAGTCTGATGAAATACAATTACGGAACCGTAGTTACTATTGCTGAAGATTCAATCCCAGGCAAATCCTTAAAGGGAAACAGCTTGAAAATGGATTCAGTCAAAACAGACTCCATGATCAAAAAACAACCTCTTACTGTGAAATCAAATGCGATAAAGAACTAG
- a CDS encoding EamA family transporter yields MIKSNKTSGFLFGLLSSACFGLIPLFTLPVMHKGMTFESILLYRFIFACTALAVMMFARKESFRIQLKNIPSLLLLALLYDMSALFLFWGYEFMSSGVATTIHFTYPVLTTLIMMVFFKEKKSAWRFIAIALAVIGVFLLSYGDTSGQITPTGLFIVLLSALGYALYLATISQLRARKMRGLPFTFYVFLFGTLFLLVGIETTGNIQPITDLGTVGYLFLLALIPTVVANLALVKAIKSIGSTLSSVLGAMEPVTAVCVGILVFGEAFTGSIGVGIALIISAVIIIILKR; encoded by the coding sequence ATGATTAAATCAAATAAAACAAGTGGTTTTCTTTTTGGACTGCTTTCTTCCGCTTGTTTCGGATTAATTCCACTATTTACACTTCCTGTCATGCACAAGGGCATGACGTTCGAATCCATACTGCTGTACAGGTTTATTTTTGCTTGCACGGCCCTTGCAGTTATGATGTTTGCAAGAAAAGAATCGTTTCGCATTCAACTTAAAAACATTCCCTCACTCCTGCTATTGGCTCTATTATACGACATGTCTGCCCTCTTTCTGTTTTGGGGTTACGAATTTATGTCTAGCGGCGTGGCAACAACAATCCACTTCACTTATCCAGTGCTCACCACTTTAATCATGATGGTTTTCTTTAAAGAGAAGAAATCGGCATGGAGATTCATAGCCATCGCATTGGCTGTAATTGGCGTGTTTCTTTTATCGTACGGCGATACATCAGGCCAAATTACCCCAACCGGCCTCTTTATCGTTCTGTTGTCCGCTCTTGGATATGCGCTCTATCTGGCAACTATCAGTCAGCTGCGTGCAAGAAAGATGAGAGGATTACCCTTCACATTCTATGTTTTTTTGTTTGGGACCCTATTTCTATTAGTTGGCATTGAAACAACCGGAAACATTCAACCTATTACCGATCTCGGAACTGTAGGTTACTTATTTCTATTAGCTTTGATACCAACTGTTGTAGCCAACCTGGCACTTGTAAAAGCCATCAAAAGTATCGGGTCCACTTTATCCTCAGTTTTGGGAGCCATGGAACCGGTAACTGCCGTATGTGTAGGAATTCTGGTTTTTGGCGAAGCATTTACCGGGAGCATCGGTGTTGGCATTGCCTTAATCATCTCTGCCGTCATCATAATCATTCTTAAACGATAA
- a CDS encoding lipoprotein signal peptidase, translating to MKYSKGVGAVFIILLLLTADQVLKIWIKTHMQLHESIEITKWFYLYFTENPGMAFGIEVIGKLFLSVFRIIAVGFIGYYLFGLIKKDYSFRFIACIALVWAGAMGNIFDSIFYGVFFDHSYGQVATFMPAGGGYETWLHGKVVDMFYFPIFETVLPSWVPIWGGQDFVFFRPIFNLADSAICVGVFILLLFFRRTLSESLSKDTKEIEAHAE from the coding sequence ATGAAATATTCCAAAGGGGTTGGAGCGGTGTTTATTATTTTATTACTGCTCACAGCCGATCAGGTGCTAAAGATTTGGATTAAAACACACATGCAACTGCATGAAAGTATTGAGATTACAAAGTGGTTCTATCTTTATTTTACAGAGAATCCGGGCATGGCTTTTGGCATTGAAGTAATTGGCAAGTTGTTCCTTTCTGTATTCCGTATTATAGCCGTAGGATTTATTGGCTATTATCTGTTCGGACTGATTAAGAAAGACTACAGCTTCCGTTTCATTGCCTGTATTGCTCTTGTATGGGCCGGTGCTATGGGGAATATTTTTGATTCAATCTTTTATGGAGTATTCTTTGATCACAGCTACGGACAGGTTGCGACATTTATGCCTGCAGGTGGAGGTTACGAGACTTGGCTTCATGGCAAAGTGGTAGATATGTTTTACTTCCCGATTTTTGAAACCGTACTACCATCATGGGTTCCAATCTGGGGTGGACAGGATTTTGTATTTTTCCGTCCTATTTTTAACCTTGCCGATTCGGCTATTTGTGTAGGTGTGTTTATTTTGCTTTTATTTTTCCGTCGTACACTGTCCGAAAGTCTTTCGAAAGATACCAAAGAAATTGAAGCTCATGCGGAGTAA
- a CDS encoding TraR/DksA C4-type zinc finger protein, which yields MAEKTRYSDAELEEFKAIILDKLDIARKDYELLRSGVTNSDGNDVADTSPTFKVLEEGAATLSKEEAGRLAQRQMKFIQSLQAALVRIENKTYGICRETGKLIPKERLRAVPHATLSIEAKQGGVR from the coding sequence ATGGCAGAAAAGACTAGATATTCGGATGCGGAACTTGAAGAGTTCAAGGCTATTATACTCGATAAGTTAGACATCGCGAGAAAAGATTATGAGTTGTTGCGCTCGGGGGTTACTAACTCGGACGGGAACGACGTTGCCGACACATCTCCTACATTCAAAGTGTTGGAAGAAGGTGCTGCTACGCTTTCCAAAGAAGAAGCAGGGCGATTGGCACAACGTCAGATGAAGTTTATTCAAAGTCTGCAGGCCGCGCTGGTTCGTATAGAAAATAAAACCTACGGAATTTGCCGCGAAACCGGCAAACTGATTCCGAAAGAAAGATTACGTGCTGTACCTCACGCTACTTTGAGTATTGAGGCTAAACAAGGCGGAGTGCGGTGA
- a CDS encoding BamA/TamA family outer membrane protein, with the protein MKVLVNVLSIICIFWLLAGCSTTRHVKDGDYLLDKVEIVTDNKNFKGADLGTYLTQQPNFKVFGLLKWPLHLYNWSGKNDQRWINKQLKRFGEAPVILDTTMVEQSMQELERFFVNKGYVHVAIDASIDTSKKKKAVVKYKITTNEPYRIRNYSMDIEDTAINRIAHLQQPPRRSRFVSPFSAVPEDFSPIVKPGSLFDRDVLDAERQRLTTMLRRRGYYAFNRDYISYQADSSFNQHVVDLALQVNPIQQKTDSGEVVKMPHSRYYINKVYVVTDYDPIKQTEADSRLIPKDTVPVGNIAVLYGENGRSIRPSVLLKSTYIEPGKIYNERNVEQTYASFSTLRALKNVNVRFTEFMENDTMKLDCAILTTPAKTQSVGVDIEGTNSAGDFGFATSLNYQHRNLFKGSEVFSAKVRGAYESLSGSFAQDYFEYGGEASITFPEFLFPFVGYDFRRKLRASSELKVSYNFQTRPEYSRTLLSGGWSYIWQERANTQGRHVFKLIDVDYMYLPRINQAFRDSLPESTRLYNYSDQFIMGSGYTYSFNNYNPLFKQRNTHSLRASVEVAGNLLYALSKLTKSDKDENGNYQLFGINYAQFVKADFDFSKSIVLDERNSIAYRIGAGVGFPYGNGEMLPFERRYFSGGANSVRGWSVRRLGPGSMTVTDSTSFFNQSGDVRLDLSVEYRSKLFWKFEMAAFIDAGNIWTIRPYSFQEKGNFDFSRFYKEIAMSYGLGLRVDFDFFLIRFDTGMKVYNPQETGKDKWAVFRPNFTNNFAWHFAVGYPF; encoded by the coding sequence ATGAAGGTATTGGTCAATGTCCTCTCTATAATATGTATATTCTGGCTACTCGCCGGTTGTAGCACAACACGGCATGTCAAAGACGGCGATTACTTGTTGGATAAAGTCGAAATTGTAACAGACAACAAAAACTTCAAGGGGGCAGATCTTGGTACATATCTTACGCAGCAACCCAACTTCAAAGTGTTTGGATTGCTTAAGTGGCCATTGCACTTATATAACTGGTCTGGAAAGAATGACCAGCGCTGGATAAACAAACAGCTAAAGCGCTTTGGCGAGGCACCTGTTATTCTTGATACTACAATGGTCGAACAATCTATGCAAGAGCTAGAACGCTTTTTTGTAAATAAAGGCTATGTGCATGTTGCAATCGATGCATCCATCGATACAAGTAAAAAGAAAAAGGCCGTTGTAAAGTATAAGATTACGACCAACGAACCCTATCGGATTCGTAATTACAGTATGGATATAGAAGATACGGCTATCAACAGAATTGCTCACTTGCAGCAACCTCCGCGCCGTTCGCGCTTTGTATCTCCGTTTAGTGCAGTTCCCGAAGACTTTTCGCCGATTGTTAAGCCGGGCAGTCTTTTCGACCGTGATGTACTGGATGCCGAACGCCAGCGTTTAACCACCATGCTGCGTCGCCGGGGATATTACGCCTTCAACCGCGATTATATTTCTTATCAGGCCGACAGTTCCTTTAATCAGCATGTAGTAGATCTGGCGCTTCAAGTCAATCCTATCCAGCAGAAAACAGATTCGGGCGAGGTCGTAAAGATGCCTCACAGCCGTTACTATATCAATAAAGTTTATGTAGTAACCGATTACGATCCCATTAAACAGACTGAAGCCGATTCGCGCCTTATTCCCAAAGATACTGTTCCTGTGGGAAACATTGCTGTTTTGTATGGTGAAAACGGTCGGAGCATTCGTCCAAGTGTATTATTGAAAAGTACCTACATTGAACCGGGAAAGATATACAATGAACGCAATGTGGAGCAAACTTACGCATCGTTTTCCACGTTGCGGGCGCTGAAGAACGTAAATGTCCGTTTTACGGAATTTATGGAAAACGACACAATGAAACTGGATTGTGCCATTCTGACAACTCCGGCAAAGACTCAATCCGTTGGAGTAGATATTGAAGGAACCAACTCTGCGGGCGACTTTGGTTTTGCCACCAGTCTTAATTATCAGCATCGGAACCTGTTTAAAGGATCAGAAGTCTTCTCCGCCAAGGTACGTGGTGCATACGAATCCCTTTCCGGAAGCTTCGCCCAAGATTACTTTGAATATGGTGGCGAGGCATCTATAACCTTCCCCGAGTTTTTATTTCCTTTTGTGGGATACGACTTTCGTCGCAAGCTGCGTGCAAGCTCCGAATTAAAGGTAAGCTATAACTTTCAGACCCGGCCGGAGTACAGTCGCACGCTATTATCCGGGGGATGGAGTTATATCTGGCAGGAGAGGGCCAACACTCAAGGTCGACATGTATTTAAACTCATCGATGTTGATTATATGTATCTTCCAAGGATAAATCAGGCGTTCCGTGATTCGCTGCCCGAATCTACCCGCTTGTATAATTATTCCGACCAGTTTATTATGGGATCGGGGTATACCTATTCGTTCAACAACTACAATCCGCTGTTCAAGCAACGTAATACTCACTCTTTGCGTGCGTCGGTCGAAGTGGCCGGAAATCTCCTTTACGCATTGTCTAAACTTACTAAATCGGATAAAGACGAGAATGGGAACTATCAGCTCTTTGGTATTAACTATGCCCAGTTTGTGAAAGCGGATTTCGATTTCAGCAAGAGTATAGTTTTGGACGAGCGTAACTCCATTGCTTACCGTATAGGGGCAGGAGTTGGGTTTCCTTACGGTAATGGCGAAATGCTGCCGTTCGAGAGACGTTATTTCTCTGGTGGAGCAAACAGTGTGCGCGGATGGTCTGTTCGCCGTCTCGGTCCGGGAAGTATGACTGTTACCGACTCGACCTCTTTCTTTAATCAATCGGGAGATGTCCGACTGGATTTAAGTGTAGAATATCGCAGTAAACTTTTCTGGAAATTTGAAATGGCTGCCTTTATTGATGCTGGAAATATATGGACTATCCGTCCGTATTCGTTTCAGGAGAAAGGAAATTTCGATTTTTCAAGATTTTATAAAGAAATTGCTATGTCTTACGGATTAGGCCTTCGCGTCGATTTCGATTTCTTCCTAATACGTTTTGATACAGGGATGAAGGTATATAACCCTCAGGAAACTGGTAAGGATAAATGGGCTGTATTTCGCCCTAATTTTACCAACAACTTCGCCTGGCATTTTGCTGTAGGCTATCCTTTCTGA
- a CDS encoding cupin domain-containing protein: MSVIKYSEAKVSKVSNTIERRLIHTSNLLTAIVDFYGGPATEPDPYHCHPHEQTSYIAEGEILFFIENEAPVRLNSGDMFAVPSGKKHAIQLLSPTARLIDSFNPVREDFLD; encoded by the coding sequence ATGAGTGTAATTAAATATTCGGAAGCAAAAGTAAGTAAGGTAAGCAATACGATTGAGAGACGGTTAATCCATACAAGCAATCTGCTGACTGCCATTGTGGATTTCTACGGCGGACCAGCTACTGAGCCAGATCCATATCATTGTCATCCTCATGAGCAAACTTCCTATATAGCCGAAGGAGAAATACTGTTTTTTATTGAAAATGAAGCTCCCGTACGCCTTAACTCAGGCGATATGTTTGCTGTTCCCTCCGGTAAAAAGCATGCTATTCAACTCCTCTCACCTACTGCCCGATTAATAGACAGCTTTAATCCGGTAAGAGAAGATTTCTTAGATTGA
- the ileS gene encoding isoleucine--tRNA ligase: MSKKFAEYSKFDLSGVNKEVLKRWSDGDIFHKSLEIREGAPSYVFYEGPPSANGMPGIHHVIARSIKDIFCRYKTMKGFQVKRKAGWDTHGLPVELGVEKAMGITKEDIGKKITVAEYNAACRKDVMKFTKEWEDLTNKMGYWVDMDDPYITYDNRYIETLWYLLKELYNKEMLYKGYTIQPYSPAAGTGLSTHELNQPGCYKDVKDTTCTAQFRIINPKPEMAEFGDPFFLAWTTTPWTLPSNTALCVGPNVTYVAVQSYNPYTGMPMTAVMAKDLVSAYFNPKAEGIALTDFKTGDKLIPFHIVGEWKGTELAGMEYEQLVPWVNPGDGAFRVITGDFVTTEDGTGIVHIAPTFGADDDRVAKTNGVPPLMMTDKDGNLRPMVDMTGKYYLLEDLDLDFVNSQMDKELYDVYAGRYVKNAYDAALTDADATLDIDLCVMLKQQNRVFRIEKHIHNYPHCWRTDKPVLYYPLDSWFIKTTACRERMMELNDTINWKPQSTGTGRFGKWLENLQDWNLSRSRYWGTPLPIWRTEDGTEEICIGSVEELYNEIEKSVKAGFMESNPYKGFVPGKYDKDNYDKIDLHRPYVDDIVLVSKCEGKPMKRETDLIDVWFDSGAMPYAQIHYPFENKDAFEKGLIYPADFIAEGVDQTRGWFFTLHAIATMIFDSVAYKAVVSNGLVLDKNGNKMSKRLGNAVDPFETIEQYGSDPLRWYMITNASPWDNIKFDVEGIEEVRRKFFGTLYNTYSFFTLYANVDGFSYEEKDVPMEDRPEIDRWILSLLNTLIKDVDGFYDTYEPTRAGRAIADFVNDNLSNWYVRLNRRRFWGGGMTTDKLSAYQTLYTCLEVVSKLMAPIAPFYADQLFCDLIAVTGRDKSESVHLADFPVCNEVFVDKDLEERMQLAQSISSMVLALRRKVNIKVRQPLHAIMVPVADAHQQSAIDAIKGLILSEVNVKELKFVDNAAGILVKRIKPDFKKLGPRYGKVMKQLAAAVQEMTQENIQSFEAAGTFSFTLDGQEAVIELTDVEIISEDIPGWLVANEGRLTVALDITVTEELRLEGLARELVNRIQNLRKSSGFDITDKINITILSSADMDEAVRTYRAYIAGQVLADSIEIADVVSDATELDFEDFKLSVKVEKA; this comes from the coding sequence ATGAGTAAGAAATTTGCTGAATATTCAAAGTTTGACTTGTCGGGTGTGAACAAAGAGGTGTTGAAAAGATGGAGCGATGGCGACATATTTCACAAAAGTCTCGAAATCCGGGAAGGAGCTCCTTCGTATGTATTTTATGAAGGTCCCCCCTCTGCAAACGGAATGCCGGGTATTCACCACGTTATAGCTCGTTCAATCAAAGATATATTTTGCCGTTACAAAACCATGAAAGGCTTTCAGGTTAAACGTAAGGCAGGATGGGATACACACGGGCTGCCTGTTGAACTGGGTGTAGAAAAAGCCATGGGTATTACCAAAGAAGATATTGGCAAAAAGATTACCGTGGCCGAGTACAACGCAGCATGCCGCAAGGATGTAATGAAGTTTACGAAGGAGTGGGAAGATCTTACCAATAAAATGGGATACTGGGTGGATATGGATGATCCATATATTACCTACGATAACCGCTATATAGAAACATTGTGGTATTTACTGAAGGAGCTTTACAATAAAGAAATGCTCTACAAGGGATATACCATTCAGCCTTATTCTCCGGCAGCGGGAACGGGTTTGAGCACGCACGAATTGAATCAACCGGGTTGCTACAAGGATGTAAAAGATACAACTTGTACAGCTCAGTTCAGAATAATTAATCCCAAACCCGAAATGGCTGAGTTTGGAGATCCTTTCTTTCTGGCGTGGACAACCACTCCGTGGACATTGCCATCAAATACGGCATTATGCGTGGGACCGAATGTTACTTATGTAGCTGTTCAGTCGTATAACCCGTATACTGGTATGCCCATGACTGCCGTTATGGCAAAGGATTTGGTTTCGGCTTATTTCAATCCGAAAGCAGAAGGTATAGCGCTGACCGATTTTAAGACGGGCGATAAGCTTATTCCATTCCACATTGTTGGAGAATGGAAGGGTACCGAACTGGCGGGTATGGAATATGAGCAGCTGGTTCCCTGGGTGAATCCGGGCGACGGTGCTTTCCGTGTTATCACCGGCGATTTCGTAACTACCGAAGATGGTACAGGTATCGTTCATATCGCGCCTACCTTTGGTGCGGACGACGACCGTGTGGCTAAAACCAATGGAGTGCCTCCGTTGATGATGACCGATAAAGATGGTAACCTGCGTCCGATGGTGGATATGACAGGTAAATATTATCTGTTGGAAGATCTGGATCTCGACTTTGTAAACAGCCAGATGGATAAGGAATTGTACGATGTTTACGCAGGCCGTTATGTAAAGAATGCATACGATGCAGCGCTTACTGATGCCGATGCTACGCTCGATATAGATCTATGTGTGATGTTGAAACAGCAAAACCGCGTATTCCGTATCGAAAAACATATTCACAACTATCCTCACTGTTGGCGTACTGATAAACCAGTGTTGTATTATCCGCTTGATAGCTGGTTTATCAAAACAACCGCTTGCCGCGAACGGATGATGGAACTAAATGACACCATCAATTGGAAGCCTCAAAGTACAGGTACAGGTCGATTTGGTAAATGGCTCGAAAATCTGCAGGACTGGAACTTAAGCCGTAGCCGTTACTGGGGTACTCCGTTGCCTATCTGGCGTACGGAAGACGGTACGGAAGAGATATGTATTGGTTCGGTCGAGGAACTTTATAATGAAATAGAAAAGTCTGTTAAGGCAGGCTTTATGGAAAGTAATCCTTACAAAGGATTTGTTCCTGGAAAATACGATAAAGATAATTACGATAAGATTGATCTTCACCGTCCGTATGTGGATGATATTGTGCTTGTAAGCAAATGCGAAGGCAAACCAATGAAACGTGAAACCGACCTTATTGATGTTTGGTTCGACTCGGGTGCCATGCCTTATGCCCAGATTCACTATCCATTCGAAAACAAGGATGCTTTCGAAAAGGGCCTTATCTATCCGGCCGATTTCATCGCCGAAGGTGTGGATCAGACTCGCGGTTGGTTCTTTACTCTGCATGCCATTGCAACTATGATTTTCGATAGTGTTGCATATAAGGCTGTAGTGTCTAACGGATTGGTGCTCGACAAGAATGGCAATAAAATGTCTAAACGTCTTGGCAATGCTGTGGATCCATTCGAAACGATCGAACAATACGGTTCGGATCCGTTGCGCTGGTACATGATTACCAATGCATCGCCTTGGGATAATATTAAATTTGATGTGGAAGGTATCGAAGAAGTGAGACGTAAGTTCTTTGGTACGCTATATAATACCTATTCGTTCTTTACATTGTATGCCAATGTGGATGGTTTCTCTTACGAGGAGAAGGATGTTCCTATGGAAGACCGTCCGGAAATAGATCGATGGATTTTGTCTTTACTGAATACGCTGATTAAGGATGTCGACGGATTTTACGATACTTACGAACCGACACGTGCGGGTCGTGCTATCGCCGATTTCGTAAACGATAACCTGAGTAACTGGTACGTGCGTCTTAACCGTCGCCGTTTCTGGGGTGGAGGCATGACTACCGATAAACTTTCGGCTTATCAGACCTTGTACACCTGTCTTGAAGTTGTTTCCAAGTTGATGGCGCCGATAGCTCCGTTCTATGCGGATCAGTTGTTCTGCGACTTGATTGCGGTAACAGGAAGAGATAAATCTGAATCAGTTCACCTGGCAGATTTCCCTGTATGTAATGAAGTGTTCGTTGATAAGGACTTGGAAGAACGGATGCAGCTTGCTCAATCTATTTCGTCAATGGTCTTGGCATTGCGTCGTAAGGTAAATATCAAGGTTCGTCAGCCGCTACATGCAATCATGGTTCCGGTGGCAGATGCTCATCAACAGTCTGCAATTGATGCTATAAAGGGCCTGATTCTGAGTGAAGTGAATGTAAAAGAACTGAAATTTGTTGATAATGCTGCCGGCATACTTGTTAAGCGGATCAAACCAGATTTCAAGAAATTAGGTCCGCGTTACGGAAAGGTGATGAAGCAACTTGCAGCAGCCGTTCAGGAAATGACACAGGAAAATATCCAGTCGTTCGAAGCAGCCGGGACTTTCTCGTTTACGCTTGACGGTCAGGAAGCAGTTATCGAACTAACAGATGTTGAAATTATTTCGGAAGATATTCCGGGATGGCTGGTGGCTAACGAAGGTCGTCTTACAGTAGCACTCGATATCACCGTAACAGAAGAACTTCGTCTGGAAGGATTGGCTCGCGAGCTTGTAAACAGAATTCAGAACTTGCGTAAATCAAGCGGATTCGACATTACTGATAAAATAAATATCACAATTTTGTCGTCGGCCGATATGGATGAAGCTGTAAGAACTTACAGGGCTTATATAGCCGGACAGGTGCTTGCCGATTCAATTGAAATTGCCGATGTGGTAAGCGATGCGACCGAACTTGATTTTGAAGATTTTAAATTATCTGTGAAAGTTGAGAAGGCTTGA
- a CDS encoding thioredoxin domain-containing protein — translation MGVKHLTTPTFVEKVGDYKHKDKWKFKGDKPCLVDFHTSWCVYCKRLTPILEELNREFDGQIDFYKVDVDKEAELEEAYNIRTVPTLLLCNADGSFKQMLGTVTKNELKKIIEKELL, via the coding sequence ATGGGAGTGAAGCATTTAACAACACCTACATTTGTGGAAAAAGTAGGTGATTACAAACATAAAGATAAATGGAAGTTTAAGGGAGACAAACCATGTTTGGTTGATTTCCATACATCATGGTGCGTTTATTGCAAGCGATTAACGCCGATACTTGAAGAACTGAATCGTGAATTCGATGGACAAATAGACTTCTACAAAGTAGATGTGGATAAGGAAGCCGAACTGGAAGAAGCATACAATATCCGGACAGTTCCTACCTTGTTGCTCTGTAATGCAGACGGATCCTTTAAACAGATGCTGGGAACGGTTACTAAAAATGAACTTAAGAAAATAATAGAAAAAGAGCTGCTCTGA
- a CDS encoding RNA methyltransferase, giving the protein MLSKSKVKYIRSLEMKKFRNEYNSFVAEGNKLVADMMGYFECELIIAKPSWMATQGDIPAKELLEADDEDIRKASFLKTPQDVLAVFKRPSYQLEDADALKSLILALDGVQDPGNLGTIIRMADWFGIEHIICSNDTVDAFSPKTVQATMGALCHVQVHYTDLEFYLKQQTAPLYGTFLDGENMYTKSFAGGNGIIVMGNEGNGIRPGIEALINEKLYIPNFPEGRDTSESLNVAIATAVICAEFRRRQSYALQQK; this is encoded by the coding sequence ATGCTGAGCAAGTCGAAAGTTAAATATATCCGTTCCCTGGAGATGAAGAAATTCCGCAATGAATATAATTCGTTTGTGGCCGAAGGGAACAAGTTGGTGGCCGATATGATGGGCTACTTCGAATGTGAGTTAATTATCGCCAAGCCATCCTGGATGGCTACCCAAGGCGATATCCCTGCAAAGGAATTATTGGAAGCCGACGATGAAGATATCCGTAAAGCCAGTTTTCTTAAAACTCCGCAGGATGTTCTTGCCGTATTCAAGCGTCCGTCCTACCAGCTGGAAGATGCTGATGCATTGAAGTCTCTTATTCTTGCGCTGGACGGTGTACAGGATCCCGGCAACCTAGGAACAATTATCCGCATGGCCGATTGGTTCGGCATAGAACATATTATCTGCAGTAACGACACAGTAGATGCTTTCAGTCCTAAAACGGTTCAGGCTACTATGGGTGCCTTGTGCCATGTACAAGTTCATTATACGGATCTGGAATTTTACCTTAAACAACAAACAGCTCCGCTATACGGGACTTTCCTCGACGGAGAGAATATGTACACGAAAAGCTTTGCGGGAGGAAACGGAATCATTGTAATGGGAAACGAAGGGAACGGCATACGTCCCGGAATTGAGGCATTGATAAACGAAAAGCTTTACATTCCAAATTTCCCCGAAGGAAGAGATACATCAGAGTCGCTGAATGTAGCCATTGCTACTGCGGTAATCTGCGCAGAGTTCCGCCGCAGGCAAAGTTATGCCCTTCAGCAAAAATAA